The following proteins are co-located in the Amyelois transitella isolate CPQ chromosome W, ilAmyTran1.1, whole genome shotgun sequence genome:
- the LOC132904033 gene encoding uncharacterized protein LOC132904033, with protein MGRYRKKIGSRPYRNYSNEAVENAVASVRKGMSIRKAAEKYNVPPATVQRKVRCKHMNKVGRPTVFSNEDENIIVEALILCGKWGFPITAFDLTLIVKQYLDTKGKTEPRFKNNLPGRFWLKGFLDRNKHEISYKFCENIKRARAAVNPEMISDYFDNLMISLEGVKPEAIVNFDETNFTDDPGKTKVLVRRGFKSPKNIIDASKSSTSVMFAGSASGALLPIYVVYKAEHLYDSWLRGGPANTFYNRTRSGWFDSTTFEDWFFKVVVPYFSSVGEGPKAILGDNLASHLSVKVIQKCAESDIRFIFLPANSSHLTQPLDVAYFRPLKAIWRKTLLEWKQKTRGCIPKDQFPRLLKRSLDQLLTSSENLKSGFRAAGICLLNKQTVLAKLPVETPENNSTSKEWASAFESFLKESRLNTSAPLKVRKKKLQASAGQSLTVSDITNPSNTQNIEEVDVGICDAEEDYLEVNIDSDPLFTQPKTAREEDTDTTVSSNYSVHDTSDSDNISELQDFDNLIEKTTTQSNIIPNIKLKQQRKHVYLDSEDQENIFFQPRVSKSREKSKGEEDIISQSKISKSVQKLSSSTKDQNNVITQPEVFASPQEPLSSTNQDDIITLPKVYEPEQQPSTSKSIDIKRKPKDQNDITSQPKVFKSTQQPSSSKSAKMKLKQILSETKNEHIETEPTSEVSVKMYDFVKIHLIYDGFKNKPMVKEFFAQITEILNENEYSCKFLRKSTNKGIYVFPPVDDIMTVDSQKIISVVKPVLLKRGRYSFNVNVSNIKPNLIINED; from the coding sequence ATGGGAAGGTATCGAAAGAAAATTGGGTCACGGCCATACCGTAACTACTCCAATGAAGCGGTTGAAAATGCAGTGGCTTCAGTGCGAAAAGGTATGTCGATTAGAAAAGCtgcagaaaaatataatgttccACCAGCCACTGTACAGAGAAAAGTGCGTTGTAAGCATATGAATAAAGTTGGAAGACCCACAGTTTTTTCAAATgaagatgaaaatataattgtagaaGCCTTAATTCTTTGCGGGAAATGGGGATTTCCTATAACAGCCTTTGACTTGACGCTTATTGTGAAGCAATACCTTGACACGAAGGGAAAGACAGAACCTAGATTTAAGAACAATTTGCCAGGAAGATTTTGGTTGAAAGGATTTTTAGACCGAAACAAACATGAAATTTCGTACAAGTTTTGTGAAAACATTAAAAGAGCAAGAGCTGCTGTTAATCCTGAAATGATATctgattattttgataatctAATGATTAGCTTGGAGGGAGTAAAACCAGAAGCAATtgtgaattttgatgaaactaaCTTTACCGACGACCCtggaaaaacaaaagtattagTAAGAAGAGGTTTCAAAAGTccaaaaaatatcattgacGCTTCGAAATCGAGCACATCGGTTATGTTTGCAGGATCAGCATCAGGAGCTTTATTACCAATATATGTCGTATATAAGGCTGAGCACCTTTACGATTCTTGGTTGAGAGGAGGGCCAGCTAATACATTCTACAATCGAACAAGAAGCGGTTGGTTTGACAGTACAACGTTTGAAGACTGGTTTTTCAAAGTGGTTGTACCTTATTTCAGTTCGGTAGGTGAAGGTCCGAAAGCAATACTAGGAGATAACCTGGCAAGTCATCTGTCTGTAAAGGTTATACAAAAATGTGCGGAATCAGATATTCGTTTCATATTTCTCCCTGCAAATAGTTCACACTTAACCCAACCGCTTGATGTCGCTTACTTCCGTCCACTTAAAGCAATATGGCGAAAAACCTTATTAGAATGGAAGCAGAAAACCAGGGGCTGCATTCCCAAAGATCAGTTTCCGCGACTTTTAAAACGATCGTTAGATCAACTGTTGACATCTTCAGAGAATTTAAAGTCAGGGTTTCGTGCAGCTGGGATTTGCCTtctcaacaaacaaacagttcTGGCCAAGCTTCCCGTTGAAACTCCAGAAAATAACAGCACATCTAAAGAATGGGCGAGTGCATTcgaaagttttttaaaagaaagtcGTCTTAATACATCAGCTCCTCTTAAAgtgagaaagaaaaaattgcAAGCTTCGGCAGGTCAAAGCCTTACAGTCTCCGATATTACAAATCCTTCAAATACTCAAAATATTGAAGAAGTAGACGTGGGAATTTGTGATGCAGAAGAAGATTATTTAGAAGTAAACATAGATTCAGATCCATTATTTACGCAACCGAAAACAGCACGTGAAGAAGACACGGATACTACAGTTTCTAGCAATTATTCTGTACATGATACATCTGATAGTGATAATATATCTGAATTACAAGATTTCGAtaatttgatagaaaaaacCACAACCCAATCAAATATCATTcctaacattaaattaaaacaacaaagaAAACATGTATATTTAGATTCTGAAGatcaagaaaatatatttttccagCCAAGAGTCTCTAAATCACGAGAAAAATCAAAAGGTGAAGAGGACATAATTTCGCAatcaaaaatatctaaatcagTACAGAAACTGTCTTCTTCCACAAaagatcaaaataatgtaattactCAGCCAGAAGTATTTGCATCACCACAGGAACCATTATCTTCCACTAATCAAGACGACATTATTACGCTACCAAAAGTATATGAACCAGAACAGCAACCATCTACCTctaaatctattgatataaaacGCAAACCTAAAGATCAAAACGATATAACTTCGCAgccaaaagtatttaaatcaaCACAGCAACCATCATCCTCCAAATCTGCTAAAATGAAactgaaacaaattttaagtgAAACCAAGAATGAACATATAGAAACCGAACCTACTTCTGAAGTATCTGTAAAAATGTATGACTTTGTAAAAATTCACTTAATATATGAtggctttaaaaataaaccaatggTAAAAGAGTTCTTTGCTCAGAtaactgaaatattaaatgagaATGAGTATTCCTGTAAGTTTTTGAGAAAAAGCACAAATAAAGGAATTTATGTATTTCCCCCTGTTGATGATATTATGACTGTTGACtctcaaaaaattatatcagttGTTAAGCCAGTATTGTTGAAAAGAGGTCGTTACAGTTTCAATgtaaatgtaagtaatataaagccaaatcttattattaatgaagactga